The Glycine soja cultivar W05 chromosome 4, ASM419377v2, whole genome shotgun sequence genomic sequence AACTAAAACAAAACCATCCTAATGAAATTAAAGGAaagaagcaataaaagaagGTGGTATTACCTTTGTAGCTGCATTTTCTGAGAAGCGCGGCAATAATTTGTCTTGTGGAATCATCTGCTTCAACCAACAGCACCCTCAAAACCATCTTGGGCAAGAACTTCTCCCACCTCATCAACCCCTTAAATTCACCAGCCTTGCTCCCACTTCCACCACTATCTTCCTTCTCCACCCCCTCCACTCTAACTGACTTCTTCTCTCCACTCATGATGACCACCTCTCCCATGGAATCGCACTAGAGCATCAGAATTCAGAATCTTCTGCGGAACCAAAACCTCTCTAAGCAAGCACACAATATCTCGCATCGAAGTTTGGagggtaaaaaataaaaaagcaagaaagaaaaaggcgATATATGGAAGCAAGGGTGGACAGAGAGACACCGTTAAGTTTAACATCGGACTGATCGAACGGCGTGGGATGAGACACCAACGTTAAAAGCCCTCGGATCCAACGGCTACCGAAAATATCCTGGTTTCAGAAAATATCTAGACACTAGGACATGCTGGCGCACATGATCCACGTCAGCAATCAGATCTGATTTTCGACCAAAGATCCAAAGCCAAAAAGCCATTGGTTCTGGTGGTGGATATTTTTTCACCcgcttttatatattttttctttggttcGTATTAGTTTGGCTTCCCATCCAAATccaaaatctaataaaatatcCCAATTTCATGTGGGAGGGTGTGGGCCCCGCCGGCAGAAAGATATTAAGGTTTAAAGCCACTCCCATAGATATTTTTGAGGTTGCCCATGTATCACGTGGCTCTGTCCCAAGGGAGAGTCTGGTTTTGTGGCTTTGAAGTTGTCAAACGCGCCCACGCTGTTTGACTTTGTTTCAGCGCTGGGGTGGGATCACCTTCAAATCAACCCAGGGACACTTTTTTTCCTTACAATACAGCGCCTTCTTCTTATCCAATCATTAACTACTTTAATTACTCCTATTCTATATTCCCAACTCTAGAAGCCTACTATCATCATTATCTCTTGCTCCACTAGGATTCTTTTGTGTATTTATACACTCCTAAATTCATCCATATTTATATGGACTAAACTTAGTAGTTTAAACAATGAAATATttccatttctttttatttattcttttcccCAGTAGTATATTATTCCTTTCCTAATAAGTTCTAAATGATAAGCCTTCTTTCATTTTGtagtaaaattttgttttccttgAAAATGCTTCTTTACCTttctaaaaactaatttatctgtgttaattttttatatatcatcgAGATAAGTATTTAAACACGTGAGcaatatttatttagtattgATTAGGAACTGCCTTTTTTGGTGGCAAACATGGGCTGAATTGATTAGTGAGTGCTTGTTATTAGTTAGTGTTGATTTTGCATACATGGAGCTTGAAAGCCTAAATAACTCAAATTAGAAATCTTACTATGCTAGAGAACAAAGTCATGTGTATTTGGCTATTTCATCTATGTGAGTGTCACTTTGTTAGTAACACGAATGTTTAAATTCACAACCACTCTCGTATAAATTATGTACAGTTTTATCACTAACCAATTGCGATTGGCTTAAAATTTTATTCGATGGAGAAACTGTTCGTGCTTCTGTATCTATAAAATATCTATGTACATTAATGGGCCTAGTTGTTGCATAACGAATACTGGAGGACAgaagatattttcttttctagagcaaaaaatgaaaatgattcataaaattaatgctagctaaattcaatttgaacaaCAAAACATCAAATTCATACTGTAGGATTTACCTCCGGAAAAGAGACAAAGCAAGCTCAAGAGATTAAAAATTCCATATTAAGTGGCACTGTCACGAAGTACAGTTATAAATGAGTATTTCCTCTATATTATGGTGATAATGTAAATTACTTTTAGAGGTGTAGTGCGCTAGTGACTAGTGCCCGATTTAATACGACAAGGGAAGAAAAGAATGGTTAGTTCTTCTGATCCGTATTTAGGTAAACAGGTGGAAAGGCACGTGCATGTGAGCATGTGCAAATTAAGGGCGATGAACTTGGTCTCAACTTTTTTATTGCAAGCTACAATGAAAGCAACACAACACAATCCAATGACGCGACGCTTTCGGACCCAGCATaccaaattcttttttttttttttaaggagctTTTCATAATGATATTTGACTAAGAGATTGCATGAGTTAGAACAAGGTGCCTGTGCTACGGCCCGTAGTGGCCCATTTAGCCCGTTACCCCTGTGGGCTAAGGCTTTTAAATATGGAGCCCAATTCGATATGGGCTTTTCATCTCAAACAGAATAACTCACTGGCTGAATGAAGAgtgctgctaggtgcacccagcactgACCACGAAAAGACAAAAATACcccttatggatcaagttgatccgtaagtgaatttttaagacttacggatcaacttgatccgtaagtttgTAAGGAGAGAAATTAGCAAggacaattttatcatttttaaagaatgctgggtgcaccagcaataatgctgggtgcacctagcaacactcctgGATGAATTCGGCGTGCAGGTTAAAATGATAGGAGAGTTTGGGACTTGAATCTTGCACCTCCCTATTTGTATCTTGTATCTCtcattattcattaaaaatatgataatatccTTAATGAAATTTCCATTAGTAAAAAATGCTTTCGGAATGGTCTTTCCATAAGCAAAAGTTGCTTCTAGAATTGTTATTTTTGCAAGCAAAAATGCTTTCAAAATGACCTTTCcataaacaaaaaatgtttcCAGAATGATTATtccataagaaaaaaataaccttCCAGAAAAGGTGTTCTAAAACAGCCTTTTTTTGGAAAGCAAAAtgttaacaattatattttagaagGGGTGCTCTAGAAAGTTTTAGTGGGCTTACAGAAAGCCCACTCCAGAAGAAGCACTTGCACTCTGAAGTAGGCTTTCCATAACGAATTTTTGGCTTCCAAAAAGGCCTATCTGAAAGAAAAGATATTTCGAAACAACCTTTCCAAAAAGGAGTTACTCTTTGAATAGGTATTCTGGAAAACCTTTTTCTAAAACGATCAttccagaaaagaaaaaaaaaagggaggtacAAGATTTTTGCACTGAAATGTACCTGCGTGGAGACTCAGAGAAGGAGAGGGCTGGAACCTTTGGTGGTGGAAAGCCGGTGCACTGcaggaagaagagaagaaggaatGGAAGGGTCTACGTGaaagaagggaaagaaaaagaaaaacatataaaaggtAAAGGTaggttgggtttttttttttttaaatgaaaggtGCAAGATACAATTAAGGAGGTATAGAATATAAGTGTCAAGAGTTGGGTACATCAATCAACTCACCCATTTGAGTTCATACCCATGAAACCCATCTAACCCTTCTATTGAGCCCATAATTCAAATGAGTTTCATTTTTCTAGGCCTGCAAACACAATTTAGATCATGGGCTAATTAGGTTGGCAAacctaaaaaagagaaaaataattcaaaatataaaaaaatagagaactaatgttaaaaaaaaatcatcataattcaaatatttaattgtctaGGATTAAAGGGAACCTAGCTTCAAATCTTCATCGTTTAAAGTTTATTGAACAAAATCATGAAAGAGATTCTTTAAATAAGATATGAGAtctacaaaaattataatttttattaaattttaaccaagaaaacatattaaaaaaatgtattagatgataatatatttcttttttttttctaaccatTCCACTGTGAAAATAAAATGTGagattcacattttttttatttctccacTACCCAAATGTCATTTTTCCAAACAAGtcaattttctattaatttttcatctatttCCTCATCTTTCCAACTCCTTAATTACTCTTCCTTTCTTATTTATCAATCACGCTCTTAGTTATACAATCTATTATACTAGTAATATTTcccttaaaaaaacttaaataaaaatactaataacatATTCTCTGTTGTTGCTTATAATACacttcttatttattaaaatttattggacATTACCAAAAACTGTGAGCCTCACAGCTCATTTAAACTCTATCATATCATGATTTTCTAGtttttcaatcaataataaAGTATATACTCAAGGAGTATATTTTCTAATGTATTGTTAGTCATCCTCAAAACTTAAATATCCCAAATTTCACGGATTGATACAGTGATTACGTAGACACCCAACTCTCACATGGGGACGTCCTATCTAATGGAAAATCCATCCTTTATTTGATCCCGTCGTGTGCAAAAATTCATCCTGTATTAGAAGCAGCAGAATTAATCTAATTGGCTGAAAATACCcatgacattaaaaaaaaaaaaaaacttacatatcccaaatttataaaagaaattgttCTGTTATAGATAAAATTGGCCACGTGTGACACTTGAATATTCATCGTCATCCGACAAGAAGAAAGAGACGCCCCATATCCATTGCTGTCACTCTCTCACAACACTACACTACCTCCAACACATCATCtccttccttcaccttcttcccATACACCCAAAGGAAAAATCTTCCATCTCCACTTTCTTTTCAATGGCCACTCTCTTTAACTTCAACTCCACCCTTCGCCCCTCTTGTTATCATCCCTCCTCACCCTCCTCATCTTATCCCCACTTCTCCAAGACACTCTCCACAACTTTCTTGGGCCACACCGTAACCCTCAAATATGCTGCCACTTCCGCAAGCATCCCTCCCCGTTCACTCTCCGCTCACATGTCATGGGACGGTCCTCTCTCTTCCGTCAAATTGATCATTCAGGGTAAAAATCTCGAGGTATGCTTGGGTTTTGGTTTTACCCGCACATGCTACCCCCACTTTTTTTCCCTCTCTTAAAAGCAATAATTTTGAACCTGGCCTAATCTGTTATCTTTCGTGGTGTTTAGCTCACTGATGCAGTGAAGCAGCATGTGGAAGACAAAGTGGGGAAAGCGGTTCAGAAGCACAGTCACCTAGTGAGAGAGGTTGATGTGAGGCTTTCTATTCGAGGAGGAGGTGAATTTGGGCGAGGACCCAGAACTCGTAGATGTGAGGTGagtctattttcattttaaagttCCAATTTTGGTAATCTGGGGTGGGATTAATTGCAGCATTACACACATACATGCCTAGTGGGTTCAATTCTTTGATTTGGATTTGCATTAGGTGACTTTGTTCACGAAAAGGCATGGTGTGGTGCGGGCTGAGGAGGATGCTGAAAGCACCTATGGAAGTATAGATTTGGTGTCATCGATCATTCAGAGGAAGTTGAGGAAAATAAAGGAGAAGGTGTCAGATCATGGTCGCCACATGAAGGGGTTCAATAGGCTGAAGGTTAGGGAGCCCGTGGAGCAATTACCTGTCGAAGAGGATGAAATATTATCCCCACAGGAGGAGGAAGAATCAATTGACGAGGTTGGTAGTTGGTACTTAACAGTTGGTCTTGTTTGGTTTCATTTTATCTCTTCTTCATGTCATGCCAATTTCCTTTATTATGCTTGCTTTGATTTCTGATTGTGCACATCTTGAATTCGGTTCATACTTGTATACCTGTCAACATTTGTATTCATTGTTAACTGTGCTGAATGACTTAgcgtgatccatgtagccgacctacctagtgggataaggttTTTCTGTATAGAAGTGAAAGTTGTTCTACAtgaacaaaatagaaaatttgatGGGTGTTTGCTGTGGGATAAGGTTTTACACGCATATTGAAAAACTCCTGTGCTATCTGTTGTTGGTAGATACATTATTGCTTATAATGAGACAgtgcttttctttctctttccttacACTGCTCCTACCCAAATTGTGAGCTGTTTTAACCAGGTTGTTCGCACAAAGTACTTTGACATGCCACCATTGACTGTGGCTGAAGCAATTGAGCAGCTTGAAAATGTTGATCATGACTTCTATGGTTTTCGAAATGAAGAAACTGGTGAGCAATTAGTGTATATATCTTTTGTTTGGTTTTGTCCCCCTGCCAAACTATGAGTAATTTATCTTTTGATATCCTGGGAATTGAAATGTTTTTCCTCTGCTTCAGGGGAAATTAATATTGtgtacaaaagaaaagaaggaggaTATGGACTCATTGTACCAAAGGGAGATGGCGAAGCAGAGAAATTGGAGCCTGTAGTGCTTGAACCAGCTATAGAATCCTCCCTGAAAGAATGATAGGCTCCCACAATAAACTCTTTTTGTAAGAACATAAGAGCTTGTACATGATTAGCGGATACTAATGGCGGTTTCTTGGAGCCAGAAGTGCATACACAATTTCAATGGCGTCTCTGACATTTTAAAGTGCAAACCAAGTTTTAAAGTATGATGTACGCTTGGATGACTAGTCACTATAAATGAAAGAGATGCACCATTTCCCATGCACAGCATTTGCATATAATGTCCAGAATACGCCTTTTCTCTAACAATTCCACACACTATTTTTCATCACAGGTTTTGTTCTGCTTTCTTGTCTATTGCTTATCCAGATTACACCATGAAAAGtaaatcatttttctcttctgacCCTTATTTAATTGTTTGTCTAGCAATTTTTTTGCGTGTTGTGTAGAGTTGATTAGGTAAATGTTGGCCACCAAGAGAAAGGCAAGTGATTTTGCCTACTAGAGGGGATGCAGTATGGTATCTGCATTCCAATTTCTTGGCTTGGTTGGATCCATTGGAATCGTGTCAATTGGTGAGATACCATAAAGTAGTGCTAGATCATAGGAAATTggtgaatatataaattatatatttggcTAATAAACTTTGATGAAAGCCTGAAAGTTGCAAAAATGCCATGATACGAAGATTACGTGACCCCAGTATTACTAATTTCATTGAAGCATCCAACGCTCAGTTGCAGTGAATGGCATGAATAAATGAGCGTCATTCGTGaataatatgaatatatgatgaacGTTTACTGAGGAATGTAGCTGTTCCTGTACCTAAACCACCTTGATAAATCCTCTGTAAGCTGTTGTAAACCAACATTACCGTCTGTTATTATCGTTCATATAGTTCATTGAGAATGCAAGTCAAGATCAAATACTGAACTCCTTCCACCGATACAACCATGAGTCCCTGCTCAATAATATTTGCAGGTAATATCGGTTCAGTAACAATAACTCCTGCGTAGCCATAAAAACCCAACTCAACCCCTTTTCAGTACAATGTCACCTTGACCATGCTTGCACAAGAGACCAACGGTGAGGGAAAAGAGAAGTAACCAACCAAGCTCACGTTCGAAAACTTAGCAACAAACCACTTGCACTTGATCACCTGAGGTTCCGTCAGTTCTCGGTACACCAACAAGAACCATGTACACTTAATAAATGCATCTTTGAAAGGTCATTCTTGTGAACCTGGTCCTAGTTGCCAAAGGAAGGATCCAAGTTTGTTGAGATGTTTTTTACcatatacctttttttttcttttggggtGCATGATCCAGGTCAGTGGCCAAACCATTGATCCTGTAATCAAGTGCAGGAAAAGCCAGTGATCCTTATGTAAGGACTATCTATTCTGTCAAGTGTTTCATCTTTTTGTCTAGAAAAGTAGGATGATTATACTACATTATTTACAGAAAGATGAAATTATCGTAGTCAGAAATGTTAATACAGAGAATACATATTATGGATTTCCTTGTAGAAGTGATTTCAAATATTTCACTCCTTTCTTCCCCAGTGAGGCAGAACCCAAGATATACTAGAACTTTTCGGTTAGTAAGAGCAAGTATGCCGCCCTTTCCCTAACTTTTTGCAGAAATGAAACGATTGCATACAGGTTTGCACTGACAGAGTAGTTTGAGTTggctttttctctctctaatatATCTTAGATAAGAAACTGCtgcttataataaataaaaaaaggtctaagattttataaaaagaagatgaatgaGATATAAAAATGTCGAACGATTTGTTACGTAATTGATAAATTCGTTAGAGTCGCACTGTCAAGAGAGAAGAAATGCGTAAGTTATTAAAAGTAAAGAGAACTGATGTAGTATAGTAAGAGTGTAATGTTAAGCAACTTTATCGAACATCATCGTTAAATATACTCGAAATATTAGGAGTAAAAAAACAAGCTAGCCACAAAATTATATAcacacaataataaaaattgagaaattgtattataatttttttttacagaaaatgtTGTACAACAAAAAGATATTACAGATTGATAAAATGATCAATGTTATAGAaagaaatagagagaaaaaattaatgtaatagaaaattgttgtataaataatataactgGCACAAAATCTGATGACAATGACATTCTCTTAGAAATATGTAATCCAAGGCGTCTTACATAAACAAATATCACACTACAAAGCACAAACTCTGATTTAATGGTTACTTCTGCAGGAAACAGCATTGCTTCATCCCGATATGGCAAAACTAATTTCTTTTATGCTTCAAGAAAATCAATTAACGGTTTGTATATCCACAGCAGTTGCCAGTGAAAAATAAGTTTGCTATAGAAAAATGTTACTTCCAGAACACTATTGCCTTAATGGCCACAAACACAATTACCTGTTTTCATATTTGATTGTAGCGGTCTCACTTCAACATTTTCCCCCTTTTTCAACGCCAGAATAATAGGAAGAGCTGAGGAACTACTAGTATGACTCTTTCCCCTAATGTTTCTTGGGAAAGCCTTTGAGACACAAGGAATGAAACAACAAGGGGCATCGAAACTGAGGCtaaaaacaggaaaaaaaattgacatattCACCTTTATCTAACTCAAGATCGGCTACGGCATGACCTTTTTTCGTTTGCCAGCAAATGTCTCCTCAGAAACAGTTAAAAGCTTATTGATAGACATTCCCCTGCCTCTAACAAGCTTCTTGACTTCAAACCTATGCTTAATCCTATCATCAAGCTTGTACCCAAGAAATGCAGGAAAAAGCAGCAACTCCTCAATGTCCCGCCCCATCTCCTCTATCAAGTactccatcttcttctccaaAGAGGTGTGATTATACTGCAGTATCTGTGGCTGCTTCTTGCTCATAGCAACAATGTCTTCACACGAAAACCCATAATTCAAGAACAAACTAATGACCTTCTGCATGTTCCCACAGTTTGTCCTAGTAGCAGACCTAATCGCCATTGCCAAGTCCTTTGACCTATACCTATAGCCAATCTTCACCAGCAACACCAGCTTATAAGCGATGTTCTCATTGAATGAAATGCTCAGAAACGTGGGCCCTTTAATCAAGAACTTGAAGATCTCATCAGAATCCAACCCACATTCCTTGAGAAACTGTATTCTAGGACGCAGTTTCCTCTCTCTGCTAGTAGTAACAATAGCCGGGTAAACTTGTATTATCCTAAATATCTGTTTGTAATCAAACTCGGCAAAAGAACTCAGAAACCCTACGTGTTCCTCCACATGTGCCACACTGTAATTCAAGAATATGGGAAACCTAAGCAGCACTTTCCCAACACTATCTTCATCTCCATCACTAAGCTCCATCAGAAATTTGACTCTAGGAACAATTTGAGTATCCAAATCATGGTTCAAAATTTGAGGACGTTTCAGAATCAAAGCAATGCCACCAAAAGGTTCTAAGAAAGATATGGTTCTGTCGATTTCTTCAAGCGACCTACGACACAAGACCTTTGACAAATTCACTTTGTTTAGCACGTGCACAACCTGGTCAACGGGGATTCCTCGGTCAACTAGGAATTGAACCTTCTGAGGAAAACTCTCCAAGAATTCTTGCTCCGTAGAAGATAAGAGGCGATTGAGTTGCTGTTTCTCGAGTTTTCCTTGCAAATTGTCTCTCAGAAAGGTTAACAAAGGGTCAATTTCGTTGGCTGTTAATATGGTTGGGCGCTTTGTGACTAATTTGCAGAGAGTGAGAGGGTCGAAGCCAAGAGAGCGCAGAGAGAGAAAGCGAACGTGCAATGAGTCAATTGGCACAGAGGCTAGGTCATGGTTGTTGCACAAGAGGACTTGGGTCTCTTCAAAGCCGATTCCAATATCTTGAAACAGAGCAATGATTGATGCTAAAATAAAAACGAAGGGTGAGTGAGTGAGTCTTGTAGGTGTTTGAGAAATTGACTCTGAGAAGTGAGTTAGTCAGTTACCTACCGAATTGGGCGTCGGAAGTGGCGAGGGAGTTACTGCAGCGGCGGCGGTGAATGGAGGCCTTGTGTGATGGTTGTGGTATGATGTATTGTTTGATGAGGGAGCATAGGGGTTGAGGATGGAAGGTTGAAGGTGAAAAATGGAGGGAGGGTGAAGGATTTAATAGTGGGTGTGGATGAAAGGTGGTAGAAGAACACAAACATGAACGGTTTGCGGACAAAGCAAGTGCCAACACCATGTTTGCTGCTGCTGAAAATATGCCAACCGGAATGAATGAGACAAGGATAAACTCATTTGCTAGTCCCCAACGCATCACCAACCAAAATTTGAATTATCCCTGGGagactgaaaaatgataataattaaaaattagcaTTTTAACAATTGCATcatagaataattttttgtttttatgt encodes the following:
- the LOC114410231 gene encoding ribosome-binding factor PSRP1, chloroplastic-like; this translates as MATLFNFNSTLRPSCYHPSSPSSSYPHFSKTLSTTFLGHTVTLKYAATSASIPPRSLSAHMSWDGPLSSVKLIIQGKNLELTDAVKQHVEDKVGKAVQKHSHLVREVDVRLSIRGGGEFGRGPRTRRCEVTLFTKRHGVVRAEEDAESTYGSIDLVSSIIQRKLRKIKEKVSDHGRHMKGFNRLKVREPVEQLPVEEDEILSPQEEEESIDEVVRTKYFDMPPLTVAEAIEQLENVDHDFYGFRNEETGEINIVYKRKEGGYGLIVPKGDGEAEKLEPVVLEPAIESSLKE
- the LOC114410230 gene encoding transcription termination factor MTERF8, chloroplastic — translated: MRWGLANEFILVSFIPVGIFSAAANMVLALALSANRSCLCSSTTFHPHPLLNPSPSLHFSPSTFHPQPLCSLIKQYIIPQPSHKASIHRRRCSNSLATSDAQFASIIALFQDIGIGFEETQVLLCNNHDLASVPIDSLHVRFLSLRSLGFDPLTLCKLVTKRPTILTANEIDPLLTFLRDNLQGKLEKQQLNRLLSSTEQEFLESFPQKVQFLVDRGIPVDQVVHVLNKVNLSKVLCRRSLEEIDRTISFLEPFGGIALILKRPQILNHDLDTQIVPRVKFLMELSDGDEDSVGKVLLRFPIFLNYSVAHVEEHVGFLSSFAEFDYKQIFRIIQVYPAIVTTSRERKLRPRIQFLKECGLDSDEIFKFLIKGPTFLSISFNENIAYKLVLLVKIGYRYRSKDLAMAIRSATRTNCGNMQKVISLFLNYGFSCEDIVAMSKKQPQILQYNHTSLEKKMEYLIEEMGRDIEELLLFPAFLGYKLDDRIKHRFEVKKLVRGRGMSINKLLTVSEETFAGKRKKVMP